Proteins from a genomic interval of Lolium perenne isolate Kyuss_39 chromosome 1, Kyuss_2.0, whole genome shotgun sequence:
- the LOC127318453 gene encoding subtilisin-chymotrypsin inhibitor-2A-like, translating into MLGSSTDAVVAPKKTSWPEVAGKTIKEAREIILKDMPDAEIVVLPEGSPVTRDFRTNRVRIFVGTVDGTPHVG; encoded by the coding sequence ATGTTGGGCTCCTCCACCGATGCCGTTGTTGCGCCCAAGAAGACGTCATGGCCGGAGGTGGCCGGGAAGACCATCAAGGAGGCCAGGGAGATCATCCTCAAGGACATGCCCGACGCAGAAATCGTCGTCCTGCCCGAGGGCTCGCCCGTGACCAGGGACTTCAGGACCAACCGCGTCCGCATATTCGTCGGCACCGTCGACGGAACCCCCCACGTCGGCTAG